Proteins encoded by one window of Candidatus Marsarchaeota archaeon:
- a CDS encoding LD-carboxypeptidase, whose translation MQIIKPKRLSEGDTVAIVSPSAGVPARFPHIYGHGLDMIKKHLRLEVKEYNTARKSNDYLYTHPRERAEDINNAFADKEVKAIVASIGGDDSVRILDYLDMKAIKNNPKIIMGFSDSTTFLDYIHLKTGLITYNGPTIMAGFAQTERFPKLFLDMIRSLLFEPTEKYEYHSFPFWSDGYPDWAEKSNVGKINERHKNDGWHWLQGNGVVKGRLFGGCADALEFMKGTRFWPGKDFWDGKILFLETSEDKPMPDTVKYWVRNYGSQGILERIAALLIAMPSGYSMEEKEKMENKVRSVLSLEFGAGKIPLVTNMDFGHTDPKFILPIGAMAEVDASKKRFRLLENSVS comes from the coding sequence ATGCAGATAATAAAACCTAAAAGACTTAGCGAAGGCGATACGGTAGCTATAGTTTCGCCTTCGGCCGGGGTTCCGGCACGGTTTCCGCATATATATGGGCACGGGCTGGATATGATAAAAAAGCACCTCAGGCTTGAAGTTAAGGAGTATAATACAGCTAGGAAAAGCAATGATTACCTTTACACGCATCCGCGTGAAAGGGCGGAAGACATAAACAACGCCTTTGCAGACAAAGAGGTAAAAGCAATAGTCGCAAGCATAGGAGGTGACGATTCGGTAAGGATATTGGATTACCTTGACATGAAAGCCATAAAGAATAACCCGAAGATCATAATGGGATTTTCGGATTCTACTACGTTTTTAGATTATATACACCTAAAAACAGGACTCATTACATACAATGGGCCTACCATAATGGCTGGGTTTGCGCAAACAGAAAGATTTCCAAAATTGTTTTTGGACATGATTAGGAGTTTGCTTTTCGAGCCAACGGAAAAATACGAGTATCACAGCTTCCCTTTCTGGTCAGACGGCTATCCGGATTGGGCTGAAAAGAGCAACGTAGGAAAAATAAATGAAAGGCACAAGAACGATGGATGGCACTGGCTTCAGGGCAATGGCGTAGTGAAAGGCAGGCTTTTCGGTGGATGCGCAGATGCACTTGAATTCATGAAAGGAACGCGCTTTTGGCCTGGAAAAGATTTTTGGGATGGAAAGATATTATTTCTAGAAACTTCCGAAGACAAGCCCATGCCAGATACGGTAAAGTACTGGGTGAGGAATTACGGCAGCCAGGGGATACTAGAACGGATAGCTGCGCTGCTGATCGCCATGCCTTCTGGGTATTCAATGGAAGAAAAAGAGAAAATGGAGAACAAAGTACGCTCAGTCCTCAGCCTGGAATTTGGAGCAGGTAAGATTCCCCTTGTTACCAATATGGATTTTGGACACACAGATCCAAAATTCATCTTGCCAATAGGAGCAATGGCAGAAGTGGATGCATCAAAGAAAAGGTTTAGGCTCTTGGAAAATTCGGTTTCATGA
- a CDS encoding acyl-CoA dehydrogenase family protein has protein sequence MDQEFAEDIKYASSFTNFSKEDANAFEEADAAAEELAMPEYEHYMNHEFDTEAIGIARKHGLFGIPISKEQGGMGLRQITHSLVQMRLGQLGLGFATLYDVQTFIAANAISRWGTEQQKGMYLKPMANGDSIFSFALTEPEAGSDPSIMSTTYEKDGQDFIINGTKYLITNGSICNYMILFAKSKAGGNITAFIIDSKAEGFGVDAVLKEKVGLFTSDTAMLSFENVRVQKEDILGTEGKGLHVAYSALVNGRIGIGSACIGVIEASLSSSLKRAKERVQHGKEIGKHQLIQQHIAAMRHNLEMARWPLLKAIMAKEASDKNPDDKQLLNYADLHSALAKRIASRLAFESADKAVQVHGGFGYSLMSPVGQLFLDSRVARIYEGTDEIQDLKIASDILGQGYEAYD, from the coding sequence ATGGACCAGGAATTCGCCGAAGACATAAAATATGCATCGAGTTTTACCAACTTCTCAAAAGAGGATGCCAATGCGTTTGAAGAGGCAGACGCTGCTGCAGAGGAGCTCGCAATGCCGGAATACGAGCACTACATGAACCACGAATTTGACACTGAAGCGATAGGCATAGCAAGGAAGCACGGGCTTTTCGGCATTCCGATAAGCAAGGAGCAGGGGGGCATGGGCTTAAGGCAGATAACGCACTCGCTTGTGCAAATGAGGCTTGGGCAGCTCGGCTTAGGGTTTGCCACTCTTTACGACGTACAGACATTCATAGCTGCAAATGCGATTTCAAGATGGGGCACTGAGCAGCAAAAGGGCATGTATCTTAAGCCCATGGCAAATGGCGACTCGATATTTTCTTTTGCGCTTACAGAGCCGGAGGCAGGAAGCGACCCGAGCATTATGAGCACAACATATGAGAAGGACGGCCAAGACTTTATAATAAATGGCACAAAATACCTTATCACCAACGGATCGATATGCAACTATATGATACTCTTTGCTAAGTCGAAAGCTGGCGGCAATATAACAGCCTTCATAATAGATTCGAAGGCTGAAGGCTTTGGCGTGGATGCGGTGCTTAAGGAAAAGGTAGGCCTGTTCACATCAGATACCGCGATGCTGAGCTTCGAAAATGTAAGGGTGCAGAAAGAGGACATACTTGGAACAGAGGGCAAGGGGCTCCATGTTGCATATTCAGCCCTTGTTAACGGCAGGATAGGCATAGGTTCTGCGTGCATAGGCGTAATAGAAGCATCTTTGTCTTCGTCTTTGAAGAGGGCTAAAGAGAGGGTGCAGCACGGCAAGGAGATAGGCAAGCACCAGCTGATACAGCAGCACATTGCAGCAATGCGGCATAACCTTGAGATGGCGAGGTGGCCGCTTCTGAAAGCAATAATGGCAAAAGAGGCGTCGGATAAAAACCCTGATGACAAGCAGCTGCTAAATTATGCTGATCTGCATTCCGCCTTGGCAAAGCGCATTGCGTCAAGGCTTGCGTTCGAGTCTGCGGACAAAGCAGTGCAGGTGCACGGCGGCTTCGGGTATTCGCTGATGTCGCCAGTGGGGCAGCTGTTCCTCGACAGCAGGGTTGCGCGCATATACGAGGGCACTGACGAGATACAGGACCTGAAGATCGCTTCGGATATTCTCGGACAAGGATATGAAGCGTATGATTGA
- a CDS encoding gamma carbonic anhydrase family protein, with the protein MAMMQFKGKAPKVDKEAFIAETAMLIGDVRIGKHSSIWYGAVLRGDMHYIMIGKNVSVQDNAVMHGTADKFPTIVGDNVTIGHGAIVHGCTIGNNCLIGMGSMVLEGAKIGDWCIVAAGSVVTEGTAIPDGSIVMGVPGTIKAKVSKAHRARITRNWKAYAELAKQYLEKRR; encoded by the coding sequence ATGGCAATGATGCAGTTCAAGGGAAAGGCTCCGAAAGTTGATAAAGAAGCTTTTATAGCTGAAACCGCAATGCTTATAGGCGATGTCAGGATAGGAAAGCATTCCAGCATATGGTATGGAGCAGTGCTTCGCGGAGACATGCACTACATAATGATAGGCAAGAACGTAAGCGTGCAGGACAATGCCGTCATGCACGGGACCGCGGATAAGTTCCCGACGATAGTCGGCGATAATGTAACAATAGGCCACGGGGCCATAGTGCATGGCTGCACCATAGGCAACAACTGCCTCATAGGCATGGGCAGCATGGTGCTGGAGGGAGCAAAAATAGGCGACTGGTGCATTGTGGCTGCAGGGTCTGTTGTGACCGAGGGCACAGCAATACCTGACGGAAGCATAGTGATGGGCGTTCCAGGAACGATAAAGGCAAAGGTGAGTAAGGCGCACAGGGCAAGGATAACAAGAAACTGGAAGGCCTACGCGGAGCTCGCCAAGCAGTACCTTGAAAAACGCAGGTAA